One Fontisphaera persica DNA window includes the following coding sequences:
- a CDS encoding polyprenyl synthetase family protein, whose product MASRNQAKPVSAPSSFDLGAFLDSCTTLVNRGLDRFLPKASCKPAVLHQSMRYSLFAGGKRMRPALCFAAAQACGGQMEEAVPLACAVECIHTYSLIHDDLPAMDNDDFRRGKPTNHKVFGEAMAILAGDALLAQAFEIATHARGWPRYSHKDITYELAKAAGSLQLVAGQAADLEAEGKRIAPAQLRYIHERKTSALLCCSVRLGGMSANCTPAQLAALTDFGYHVGLAFQVIDDILDVTQSSEKLGKTAGKDITAQKATYPSIVGLEKSRQIAQRLTQRAFAALKPFQGKAEALEALAEYLLKRDR is encoded by the coding sequence ATGGCATCGCGCAACCAAGCCAAACCTGTTAGCGCTCCCAGCTCGTTTGACCTCGGGGCTTTTCTTGATTCTTGTACGACGCTGGTCAACCGGGGACTGGACCGCTTTCTGCCCAAGGCCTCGTGCAAACCGGCCGTGCTGCACCAGTCCATGCGGTATTCACTTTTTGCCGGCGGCAAACGGATGCGGCCCGCGCTGTGCTTTGCCGCGGCCCAGGCCTGTGGCGGCCAGATGGAAGAGGCCGTGCCGCTGGCCTGCGCGGTGGAGTGCATTCATACTTACTCCCTTATTCATGATGACCTCCCCGCCATGGACAACGATGATTTCCGCCGGGGCAAGCCCACCAATCACAAGGTTTTTGGGGAGGCGATGGCGATTCTGGCGGGGGACGCGCTGCTGGCACAGGCATTTGAGATTGCCACTCATGCCCGAGGCTGGCCCCGTTACAGCCATAAGGACATTACTTATGAACTGGCCAAGGCGGCAGGGTCTCTGCAACTCGTGGCAGGGCAGGCGGCGGACCTGGAGGCTGAAGGCAAGCGTATTGCCCCCGCGCAACTGCGGTACATCCATGAGCGCAAAACTTCGGCTCTTCTTTGTTGTTCGGTGCGGCTGGGCGGCATGAGCGCCAACTGCACGCCCGCCCAGCTCGCGGCGCTGACGGATTTTGGCTATCATGTGGGGCTTGCTTTTCAGGTGATTGACGACATCCTGGACGTCACGCAAAGCAGCGAAAAACTTGGAAAAACCGCGGGCAAGGACATCACCGCCCAAAAGGCCACCTACCCTTCCATTGTCGGTCTGGAAAAATCGCGCCAGATAGCCCAACGGCTGACTCAACGCGCCTTTGCGGCCCTCAAACCTTTCCAAGGCAAAGCCGAGGCCTTGGAAGCCCTGGCGGAATATTTGTTGAAACGAGACCGCTAA
- the mobA gene encoding molybdenum cofactor guanylyltransferase — MNAPPGFTAMVLAGGQSTRMGRDKVWLEVDGQPLIHRQLSLLKHLQPEAILVSSPLTKATQTLGVPVIPDYYPAQGPLAGIERGLATMTSPLLLVLAVDMPHMNVEILQRLLHHATPESGVVPVVKERLEPLAAIYPRCALASARAFLEEGCNSATQFAEWTLHLGLTRRLMMPEHTWAGFANWNYPENVRVK; from the coding sequence ATGAATGCGCCCCCCGGCTTCACGGCAATGGTGCTGGCGGGGGGCCAATCCACCCGCATGGGACGGGACAAGGTGTGGCTGGAAGTGGACGGCCAGCCCCTCATTCACCGGCAATTGTCCCTGTTAAAACATCTGCAACCGGAGGCCATTCTGGTATCCTCGCCTCTCACCAAAGCCACACAAACGTTGGGGGTGCCAGTCATTCCGGACTATTACCCTGCACAAGGCCCGCTGGCAGGAATTGAGCGCGGACTGGCGACGATGACTTCCCCCCTTCTGCTGGTGCTGGCGGTGGACATGCCTCACATGAATGTCGAAATCCTCCAACGCCTTTTACATCACGCCACCCCGGAGTCGGGCGTGGTACCCGTGGTCAAGGAGCGCCTCGAGCCACTGGCCGCCATTTATCCACGGTGTGCCCTGGCGTCAGCCCGCGCTTTTCTGGAAGAAGGCTGCAATTCGGCCACCCAATTTGCTGAATGGACGCTGCACCTCGGCCTGACCCGGCGGCTGATGATGCCGGAACACACCTGGGCCGGTTTTGCGAACTGGAATTATCCCGAAAATGTGCGGGTTAAGTGA
- a CDS encoding MOSC domain-containing protein, with protein sequence MMRIRHLYISPGHNYFGHQGQPPDHHPVVECDQIECVAGRGITGDRFFDYKPDYKGQITFFSWEVFQALLRELNLSPDTPPSATRRNVITEGMDLNALIGREFELQGVRFAGVEECRPCFWMNEAFGHPQAEAWLKGRGGLRARIISSGWLRKMV encoded by the coding sequence ATGATGCGCATCCGTCATCTCTATATTTCGCCGGGCCACAACTATTTTGGTCATCAGGGGCAGCCGCCGGACCATCATCCGGTGGTGGAATGCGACCAAATTGAATGCGTGGCGGGCCGGGGCATTACGGGTGACCGTTTTTTTGATTACAAGCCGGATTACAAAGGACAAATCACCTTTTTTTCCTGGGAGGTGTTTCAGGCGCTTTTACGGGAGCTGAACCTTTCCCCTGACACCCCCCCCTCCGCCACGCGGCGGAACGTCATTACCGAAGGGATGGATTTGAATGCGCTGATTGGCAGGGAATTTGAATTGCAGGGTGTGCGCTTTGCCGGGGTGGAGGAGTGCCGGCCGTGCTTTTGGATGAATGAGGCCTTCGGGCATCCCCAGGCGGAAGCTTGGTTGAAAGGCCGGGGGGGGTTACGCGCCCGCATCATAAGCAGCGGCTGGCTGCGCAAAATGGTATGA
- a CDS encoding MFS transporter: MNGIANPLQEAKTPSASLSLSVERTESASRNLILTLSTTAFTLMFAVWLMFGVLGIPIRQEFQLTEVQFGWLTAIAILNGSIWRLCFGILTDRYGGRRVLTLLVAATALPAFLVSRASSFTELMLYAFWVGMAGNAFSVGIAWNSAWFPREKQGFALGVFGAGNVGASVTKFIGPGLIALVPAAGLAGGVIPGGWRFVPFLYGILCLVMAAALWLFTPTEDRTPGQGRPLRELLRPLRQVRVWRFSLYYVVVFGAYVALSVWLPKYYVDVFKMPLSHAALLTALFIFPASLLRPLGGWLADKFGARRTMYWVFGSMLGALLLLSAPNGHIVLYVPERYAASGQIETMRFVMGPTLFTFLVFIVGCGMGIGKAAVYKYIPEYFPKDVGAVGGLVGLLGALGGFFLPPLFAYAYKITGIPQTTFAILFLLTLVSLAWLHWVVWHILHQATPQLSNQFEIKRS, encoded by the coding sequence ATGAATGGAATAGCCAACCCTCTGCAGGAGGCCAAGACCCCCTCGGCTTCCCTGTCCCTGTCGGTTGAACGCACGGAATCGGCTTCGCGCAATCTGATTCTCACGCTGTCCACCACGGCCTTTACCTTGATGTTTGCCGTGTGGCTGATGTTTGGCGTGTTGGGCATTCCCATCCGCCAGGAGTTTCAATTAACCGAGGTGCAGTTTGGCTGGCTGACCGCCATTGCGATTTTGAATGGTTCCATCTGGCGGCTGTGCTTTGGCATATTGACTGACCGTTACGGCGGGCGCCGGGTGCTGACGCTCTTGGTGGCAGCCACCGCCCTGCCAGCTTTTCTGGTCAGCCGCGCCTCCAGCTTCACCGAATTGATGTTGTATGCCTTTTGGGTGGGCATGGCGGGCAACGCTTTTAGTGTCGGCATTGCCTGGAACTCCGCCTGGTTCCCGCGCGAGAAACAGGGATTCGCCCTGGGGGTGTTTGGCGCCGGCAATGTGGGAGCATCTGTGACCAAATTCATCGGTCCGGGTTTGATAGCGCTGGTGCCTGCCGCCGGGCTGGCCGGAGGGGTGATACCAGGGGGCTGGCGGTTTGTGCCGTTTTTATATGGCATATTGTGTCTGGTGATGGCGGCCGCGTTATGGTTGTTCACGCCCACTGAAGACCGCACGCCAGGCCAGGGCCGTCCTTTGCGGGAGTTGTTGCGCCCGTTGCGGCAAGTGCGGGTGTGGCGGTTCAGTTTGTATTATGTGGTGGTCTTTGGAGCCTATGTGGCTCTTTCCGTCTGGCTGCCCAAGTACTACGTGGACGTGTTCAAGATGCCCTTGTCACATGCCGCATTGCTGACGGCGCTGTTCATTTTTCCGGCCAGTTTGCTCCGGCCCCTGGGAGGGTGGCTGGCGGACAAGTTTGGGGCGCGCCGCACGATGTACTGGGTGTTTGGCAGCATGTTGGGGGCGCTGTTATTGTTATCGGCGCCCAATGGCCATATTGTGCTGTACGTGCCGGAGCGTTACGCCGCCAGCGGCCAGATTGAAACCATGCGCTTTGTCATGGGGCCAACGCTGTTCACCTTTCTTGTTTTCATTGTGGGTTGTGGCATGGGCATCGGCAAGGCCGCGGTGTACAAATACATTCCCGAATATTTTCCCAAGGATGTGGGCGCGGTAGGCGGGCTGGTGGGGCTGTTGGGGGCGCTGGGTGGTTTCTTCCTGCCGCCGCTGTTTGCATACGCCTATAAAATCACCGGCATTCCGCAGACGACCTTTGCCATACTTTTTTTGCTCACGTTGGTGAGTTTGGCCTGGTTGCATTGGGTGGTGTGGCATATTCTGCATCAGGCCACTCCGCAGTTGAGCAATCAGTTTGAAATCAAGCGGTCATGA
- a CDS encoding MFS transporter codes for MNHTSSTLTDWRPEDPQFWEQTGKVIAWRTLAITTVALVLSFATWFVVSAVVVRLPAIGFKFTDMQLFWLTAMPGLAGGTLRLVHMFLIPIYGTRKVITVATFAKLLPCLGLGFAILNPNTPFWMFLILAFLAGFGGGDFSSFMPSTSIFFPKRLQGTALGIQAGLGNFGVSLTQFLTPWIITIPLAGGLLGAAQTMTKGGQSVQIWLQNAVFIYVPFLVVMGMLAWIFLRSVPVRASFREQLDIFKNKHTYFCMITYIMTFGCFSGLAAAFPMLIKTVYGKFPEAPDPLKYAFYGPLIGSAMRVIAGPLTDKWGGAILTHLCGLGLMAGCGVLVFSDLLAPTSVERFPWFVGVMLGMFFCTGVGNAATFRQYPLIFAHSPRQGAGVIGFTAAVAAYGPFVFSLLIGWAASATGSARPFFLGLLAYCALATAINYWFYTRKGAEKPC; via the coding sequence ATGAACCACACCAGCTCCACCTTAACTGACTGGCGCCCCGAAGACCCGCAATTCTGGGAACAAACCGGCAAGGTGATTGCGTGGCGCACGCTGGCCATTACCACGGTGGCGCTAGTACTCTCGTTTGCCACCTGGTTTGTGGTGAGCGCGGTGGTGGTGCGGCTGCCGGCCATTGGCTTCAAATTCACCGACATGCAACTGTTCTGGTTGACCGCCATGCCCGGGCTGGCGGGCGGCACGTTGCGGCTGGTGCACATGTTTTTGATTCCCATTTATGGGACCCGCAAGGTCATCACGGTCGCCACCTTTGCCAAATTGCTTCCCTGCCTCGGCCTGGGCTTTGCCATACTCAATCCCAACACGCCTTTCTGGATGTTTCTCATCCTGGCGTTTCTCGCCGGTTTCGGGGGTGGCGATTTTTCGTCCTTCATGCCCAGCACGAGCATTTTCTTCCCCAAACGCCTGCAAGGCACCGCCCTGGGGATTCAGGCGGGTCTGGGCAATTTCGGTGTCAGTCTCACTCAATTTTTGACACCGTGGATTATCACGATTCCGCTGGCCGGCGGCCTGCTGGGCGCCGCCCAGACCATGACGAAGGGGGGCCAAAGCGTCCAAATCTGGCTGCAAAACGCGGTTTTCATTTACGTGCCGTTTCTGGTGGTGATGGGGATGCTGGCCTGGATTTTTCTGCGCAGCGTGCCCGTGCGCGCCTCCTTCCGCGAGCAACTGGACATCTTCAAGAACAAACACACCTATTTTTGCATGATTACCTACATCATGACCTTCGGCTGTTTTTCCGGGCTGGCGGCGGCGTTTCCCATGTTGATTAAAACGGTGTATGGCAAGTTTCCCGAAGCTCCTGATCCTTTGAAATATGCCTTCTATGGCCCGTTGATTGGCTCGGCGATGCGGGTCATCGCCGGTCCGCTGACCGACAAATGGGGCGGGGCCATTCTCACGCACCTGTGCGGCCTTGGCCTCATGGCGGGGTGTGGCGTGCTGGTGTTTAGCGATTTGCTCGCTCCCACGTCGGTAGAGCGATTCCCCTGGTTTGTCGGCGTCATGCTGGGGATGTTTTTCTGCACGGGAGTGGGCAACGCAGCCACGTTCCGGCAGTATCCGCTTATTTTTGCGCATTCACCGCGGCAGGGGGCGGGGGTAATCGGTTTCACTGCGGCGGTGGCGGCCTACGGTCCGTTCGTCTTTTCCTTGTTAATTGGATGGGCTGCCTCAGCCACAGGTTCGGCCCGTCCGTTTTTCCTGGGCTTGCTGGCCTACTGCGCCCTGGCCACGGCTATCAATTACTGGTTCTACACCCGCAAGGGCGCGGAAAAACCCTGTTAG
- a CDS encoding cytochrome b, translating to MNLLAFIQRAETYLGERLPVRKLNYDALVRKKEVPVHRLSWGYYLGGLALFFFAVQVVTGLMLLFYYQPTVSDAHASVEFITEHVPGGALVRNMHAWASSMMIAAVMVHLLTTFAMKAFARPRELTWVSGVLLLFITLGLGFTGYLLPWHQIAVNATKIGLQSIEEVGAYLPGALAEWPRLVKETIQGEASVGQATLSRFFALHVVLLPLAMVAVLALHLFSVQLHGMSQGVDEPPRRKEKFFPAFFIKDLSVWGVAFMVLFVVALCVPFESFYAYPLFEPYDPKSSTPDGIKPEWYFYFIYYPLEILPFWVVLLLSLAAGVGLCCTPWIFRHTSRRTLRLLAVLGALYLVIMTLFGEHIYRLFKG from the coding sequence ATGAACCTGCTGGCTTTCATCCAACGTGCCGAAACGTACCTGGGCGAGCGGCTGCCGGTGCGCAAGCTCAATTACGACGCCCTGGTGCGCAAGAAGGAGGTGCCCGTGCACCGTCTTTCGTGGGGCTACTATCTGGGCGGTCTGGCCTTGTTCTTTTTTGCGGTGCAGGTGGTCACCGGTCTGATGCTCCTGTTCTATTACCAGCCCACCGTAAGCGATGCGCATGCCTCGGTGGAATTCATCACGGAGCATGTTCCGGGGGGCGCACTGGTGCGCAACATGCATGCGTGGGCTTCTTCGATGATGATTGCGGCGGTGATGGTGCATCTGCTCACCACTTTTGCGATGAAGGCCTTTGCCCGTCCCCGCGAGCTGACCTGGGTAAGCGGGGTATTGTTGTTGTTCATCACGCTGGGTTTGGGCTTTACCGGCTATCTGCTGCCCTGGCACCAAATCGCCGTCAATGCCACCAAGATAGGCCTGCAATCCATAGAGGAGGTTGGCGCTTATCTGCCGGGCGCCCTTGCCGAATGGCCCCGTCTGGTCAAGGAAACCATTCAGGGCGAGGCGAGCGTGGGACAGGCCACGCTCAGCCGGTTTTTTGCGCTGCACGTGGTCCTCCTGCCGCTGGCGATGGTGGCGGTGCTGGCCCTGCATTTATTTTCGGTGCAGCTTCATGGCATGAGCCAGGGAGTGGATGAGCCCCCCCGGCGCAAGGAAAAGTTTTTCCCTGCGTTTTTCATCAAAGACCTGTCGGTCTGGGGAGTGGCCTTCATGGTGTTGTTTGTAGTGGCCCTCTGCGTGCCCTTTGAGTCTTTCTATGCCTATCCCCTGTTTGAACCTTATGATCCCAAAAGCTCCACTCCCGACGGCATCAAGCCGGAGTGGTATTTCTACTTCATCTATTATCCGCTTGAGATTTTACCCTTCTGGGTGGTGCTGCTCCTATCGCTGGCTGCCGGCGTGGGATTGTGCTGCACGCCATGGATTTTCCGACACACCAGCCGCCGCACGCTCCGGCTGCTGGCCGTATTGGGGGCCTTGTACCTGGTAATCATGACCTTGTTTGGTGAACACATCTACCGCTTGTTCAAAGGCTGA
- the narI gene encoding respiratory nitrate reductase subunit gamma gives MMDAFLFVGLPYLSLLIFVVGCLWRARREKFTLTARSSQFLEDRQLLFGSTPWHIGIGIVLLGHLIAVLFPKVWASLLTVPGALLAVETVGVACSLLAVAGLSVLLVRRLTSGRVQAVTTPADLIVAGLLLVQVVVGLLSAIHYRYGSAWSTGTVVPYFWGLIKLQPDMSYVTGFPPLFKLHLTLAWVMVLLVPFTRLIHLLALPLQYLWRAPIWVVWNNARRRREAAVAMARAESRREFLKGAVGVAGAGGLLALGVMEKGVSYFRGPRLEPEMEAELLTKKLQRLQQTAEERELELERQRNPMILVARYSELTENKGKYFIDYSMAPALAFKGKDGLPLLISAKCTHLGCTVGSEVDAQGRILCPCHVSYFDLRTGRPNEGAPAKAPLPHLGWALVDASGKVVARKSPRGPVEGDVDPAALAQCSVYIIKPQASAT, from the coding sequence ATGATGGACGCTTTTCTGTTTGTGGGACTGCCCTATTTATCATTGTTGATTTTTGTGGTGGGCTGCCTCTGGCGGGCGCGCCGTGAGAAGTTCACCCTGACGGCGCGCTCATCCCAATTTTTGGAAGACCGCCAGTTGTTGTTTGGCTCGACGCCCTGGCACATAGGCATCGGGATAGTGCTGCTGGGGCATCTCATCGCGGTTTTATTTCCCAAAGTCTGGGCCAGTCTATTGACCGTGCCGGGGGCGCTCCTGGCCGTGGAAACGGTGGGGGTGGCGTGTTCTCTGCTGGCCGTGGCGGGCTTGAGCGTGCTGCTGGTGCGGCGGCTGACTTCGGGGAGGGTGCAGGCGGTGACCACGCCGGCGGATTTAATTGTGGCGGGCTTGTTGCTGGTGCAGGTGGTGGTGGGTCTGCTTTCCGCCATTCATTATCGCTATGGTTCGGCCTGGAGCACTGGCACGGTGGTTCCCTATTTTTGGGGCCTCATTAAATTGCAGCCGGACATGAGTTACGTCACCGGCTTTCCCCCTTTGTTCAAATTACATCTCACCCTGGCGTGGGTGATGGTGCTGCTGGTGCCTTTTACCCGCCTGATACACCTGCTGGCACTGCCGTTGCAATACTTGTGGCGGGCGCCCATTTGGGTGGTGTGGAATAATGCCCGGCGCCGCCGGGAAGCCGCGGTGGCGATGGCGCGCGCGGAAAGCCGCCGTGAATTTCTCAAGGGGGCCGTGGGCGTGGCGGGAGCAGGTGGATTGCTGGCCCTGGGCGTGATGGAGAAAGGTGTGAGCTATTTCCGCGGGCCGCGGCTGGAGCCGGAAATGGAGGCGGAGCTGCTGACCAAAAAATTGCAGCGCCTGCAGCAGACGGCGGAGGAACGGGAACTGGAATTAGAGCGGCAGCGCAACCCAATGATACTGGTGGCGCGTTACAGTGAGCTGACGGAGAACAAGGGGAAGTATTTCATTGATTACTCGATGGCGCCGGCGCTGGCTTTCAAGGGCAAGGACGGCCTGCCGCTGCTCATCTCCGCCAAGTGCACGCATTTGGGCTGCACGGTGGGCAGCGAAGTGGATGCCCAAGGGCGCATCCTGTGTCCCTGCCATGTTTCGTATTTTGACCTTCGCACAGGGCGGCCGAATGAGGGCGCGCCAGCCAAAGCTCCTCTGCCCCACCTTGGCTGGGCTTTGGTGGATGCGAGCGGCAAAGTAGTCGCCCGCAAATCTCCCCGGGGGCCGGTGGAAGGGGACGTGGACCCTGCCGCGTTGGCCCAGTGCAGCGTGTATATCATCAAACCCCAAGCGTCTGCGACTTGA
- the narJ gene encoding nitrate reductase molybdenum cofactor assembly chaperone, translating to MSNPTFMVPLENEAANSTAGWQCLGRLLEYPGADFAARLTEAARMMPGWSVAVRQAWERFSSAVGRMSPDEREELYTATFDLCPACVPYVGIHLFGEENYRRGRFMAALLERYAEEGFATGGELPDHLAVLLRFAAQTEDAEQRELTQFCLLGPLRRMQESLAEEHPYRALLEMVEEALKETHPGVAPAPCPLAGVKEVSAGGCGCSASFLAGIQGGGGNGKEEL from the coding sequence ATGTCCAACCCAACCTTCATGGTCCCGCTCGAAAATGAAGCCGCCAACTCCACGGCAGGCTGGCAATGTCTGGGGCGCCTGCTGGAGTATCCGGGAGCAGATTTCGCCGCTCGATTGACCGAGGCCGCCAGGATGATGCCGGGGTGGAGTGTGGCCGTCCGCCAGGCCTGGGAGCGCTTTTCGTCGGCTGTGGGGCGGATGTCCCCCGATGAGCGGGAAGAATTGTACACTGCCACTTTTGACCTCTGTCCGGCCTGTGTGCCCTATGTCGGCATCCATTTGTTTGGTGAAGAAAACTACCGGCGGGGCCGGTTCATGGCGGCCTTGTTGGAGCGATATGCGGAGGAGGGTTTTGCAACGGGAGGTGAATTGCCCGATCATCTGGCTGTACTGCTGCGCTTTGCCGCGCAAACCGAGGACGCCGAACAGCGGGAATTGACCCAATTTTGTTTATTGGGGCCGCTGCGCCGCATGCAGGAATCCCTGGCCGAAGAACATCCTTATCGGGCGTTGCTGGAAATGGTGGAAGAGGCGCTCAAAGAGACCCACCCTGGCGTGGCGCCTGCGCCGTGTCCGTTGGCCGGGGTGAAGGAAGTTTCCGCCGGCGGATGCGGCTGTTCGGCTTCATTTTTGGCGGGCATCCAAGGTGGCGGCGGCAACGGAAAGGAGGAGTTATGA
- the narH gene encoding nitrate reductase subunit beta, producing the protein MDVRAHVAVVFHLDKCIGCHTCSIACKNVWTDRPGAEYMWWNNVETKPGTGYPTQWENQDKFNGGWRWRKEGESLELRCQNRADAFLKLFYNPNQPTLQDYYEPWTYRYEDLFQAPAGKDQPTAIPVSLITGEPMDIKAGPNWDDDLSGSPVYAENDVNWEGLSEMERAQLFEIERLAMFYLPRICNHCANPSCVAACPSGAIYKRGEDGIVLINQEKCRGWRACVAACPYKKIYYNWKTGKSEKCILCFPRLETGQPPACFHACVGRIRYLGVLLYDAEQVPRAMQVPDRALVESQRTVILNPHDPGVVAAALRNGISEEFLDAAQKSPVYPYVAQWKLALPLHIEYRTLPMLFYVPPLLPILGKRGEGGYGHNADGFFGSLAQARLPIRYLARLFSAGNEEVIEAVLKKLMAVRYFKRWESVRDLPETEVHKILRDAQTTPEEAHAIYQLTALPTQYQRYVLPPLQREEAIESSCSPEACKGCTGFHLSSAMHSVTPRA; encoded by the coding sequence ATGGATGTACGCGCGCATGTAGCAGTGGTTTTTCACCTGGACAAGTGCATTGGCTGCCACACCTGCAGCATTGCCTGCAAGAACGTGTGGACGGACCGCCCCGGCGCCGAGTACATGTGGTGGAATAATGTGGAGACCAAGCCCGGGACGGGCTATCCCACCCAATGGGAAAACCAGGATAAATTCAACGGGGGCTGGCGCTGGCGCAAGGAGGGAGAATCCCTGGAGCTGCGGTGTCAGAACCGGGCGGACGCCTTCCTCAAGTTGTTTTACAATCCCAACCAGCCGACGCTGCAGGATTACTACGAGCCCTGGACGTATCGCTATGAGGACCTGTTCCAGGCGCCGGCAGGAAAAGATCAGCCCACGGCCATTCCGGTATCCCTCATCACCGGCGAGCCGATGGACATCAAGGCCGGGCCCAACTGGGACGACGATTTGTCCGGCTCGCCCGTATATGCGGAAAACGATGTGAATTGGGAAGGGCTGAGCGAGATGGAGCGGGCGCAATTGTTTGAAATCGAGCGGCTGGCCATGTTTTATCTGCCGCGCATTTGCAATCATTGCGCCAATCCCAGTTGTGTGGCGGCCTGTCCATCAGGGGCGATCTACAAACGGGGTGAAGACGGCATTGTGCTGATAAATCAGGAGAAGTGCCGCGGCTGGCGTGCCTGTGTGGCGGCCTGTCCTTACAAAAAGATTTATTACAACTGGAAGACGGGCAAATCGGAAAAGTGCATTCTCTGTTTCCCCCGGCTGGAGACCGGCCAGCCTCCGGCCTGTTTTCATGCGTGCGTGGGACGCATTCGTTATCTGGGGGTGCTGTTATATGACGCGGAGCAGGTGCCGCGGGCGATGCAAGTGCCCGACCGGGCATTGGTGGAATCCCAACGGACGGTGATTCTCAATCCTCACGACCCCGGGGTGGTGGCCGCCGCCCTCAGGAACGGCATCAGCGAGGAGTTTTTGGACGCGGCGCAGAAATCGCCGGTGTATCCCTACGTGGCGCAGTGGAAACTGGCCCTGCCCCTGCACATTGAATACCGCACGCTGCCGATGCTGTTTTATGTGCCGCCGCTGCTGCCCATCCTGGGAAAACGCGGCGAAGGCGGTTACGGGCACAACGCGGATGGTTTTTTTGGCAGTCTGGCGCAGGCGCGCCTGCCGATTCGATACCTGGCCCGGCTGTTCAGTGCGGGCAATGAGGAGGTTATCGAGGCGGTGCTCAAGAAATTGATGGCGGTGCGGTATTTCAAGCGGTGGGAGAGCGTGCGTGACCTGCCCGAAACCGAGGTGCACAAAATCTTGCGGGACGCCCAGACCACGCCCGAGGAAGCGCACGCCATTTACCAGCTCACGGCCCTGCCGACCCAGTACCAGCGCTATGTGCTGCCGCCTTTGCAGCGGGAGGAAGCCATTGAATCCTCCTGCAGTCCGGAGGCCTGCAAGGGCTGCACGGGCTTTCATCTTTCCAGTGCGATGCACTCCGTCACGCCACGTGCCTGA